CTGCCCCGGAGCCCTGGGAAAAGTGAAGTCTTGCCCTCTGCTCTCTTCATCTCTGAGAAATCTCTGGTGCCATCAGGGACCCGACCTTATCCACATGTcatttccctgcagctggggcttCCCTCAGAGTCAGGGAAACAATTAACAGTAATACTGTGCTTGTAGATAAGTGCCAGATTAACAATGGAATAATCTCTTCTCCTCCAATTCTTTATGAGGTCaagcagtgccagggctgggggtaTTTTGTGTCAGCTTTGAGGGAGTTTGGAGGAGCTGACACAcaggctggctgtgctgggatcaAAGAGGTTCTCTCATTTAAAAGCTGCTCAGAAAATCTTGGAGAgtagtttaaaaggaaaattaggAAGCCCAAAGGTAACAGCTAATGAGGTTAAAGAGGGAAGCATTCCATGATTGGGGTCTCATTAAGAGGCTTCAGGAAAAAGCAGCCATGATTTGTAGATTGGAATTCCTTGACTTTGTGGATGAGGGAAGCCCGCTTTACATAATCCATTTAGGTTTCCAAAAAGCCTTTTAACAAGATCACTCTTTGAGAGTTAACAAAGGGAGAGAATTGGGATGAGATGTGTTATTCATAACAGGGGAGATCAAAATCTGCACAGGAGATGTGagagcaaaacaacaaaaaatccctgAGAAGAAAGACTTGAGTTGCTTTTCATCTTGGCATCTCAGACAAGAGTGTGCCTGGAACCTTTTCCTGGTGCaggaaagagcagaaggaaaataaactgTTGAATTATTGAATGCAGTCAGGGCTGAGGGGGTTGTAATGAGGTAGGACGAGACCACGTGCAGGCAGGACAGACAAACAGGAGGTGATGAAGGATAAAATACACTGCCTTGCTCCCTGGGCCATGTGGCTGTCACTGGGGACACTCAGTGGTGACGCTTGGGTGGGGTCCTGGTGCCTTGGGAACAACCCATGGATCCAAGGTACAAAAGTGAAGCCAGCACTGAGTGTGACCTGTGCACACAGGAGTTCCCTTGGGAagggggcagggctggctgtggaGGAGGAGATTTGGAAGTAGGTCATGAACATGAGGAGCCAGGGAGAACATGCAGGAGGAGGGACTGCAAATTAGAGATACTTTGTTCAGGAACAAAACACTTTGTGGCAAAGCCTGCAGCACAGTGAGGGAGGTTTGTCACCCCTCACTAGAGGAGGTCTGTAAGGTGGGGAAGTGGCAGGTCAGGGATGGTGTCCTCATGTGCAGGAGCTGGAAGCTGTAGGGGGTCCTCAGGAACAGAAACATGACATTCCAAGTGAAATTGGAAATGCTCATTGAAGTTCCTGCCTGGCATAAACACCGAGCTTGCCATGGTGCTCAGATTTGTGACCTTCATGCTATTTTAGGCTGATTTTTGCATTTTCTGGTTGTTGGCAGTGCAGGAGTTAAATTACCTGAGTACTTGGCTGGAAGATCTCAGTACAAgatgaaagaaaccaaacagctTTGTTACTTTATGCTCTGAAATTACCCACAGTGACAAAAGAAGTTAATGGCATCTTAAAGCTCACCTAGTTTAGGAGTTTGGTTTAGGGTTGCAAGGCTCCAGTTCTTGGCAGAGGTTCTGAACTCCAAATGAAGGCTCCCCTGGCAGGTGCTgacagcctgtgctgcaggaaggTGCTTCTGTGCAGGGTTTTCCTGGCTGCTCTGTGATGTTGGAGCAGGAGTTGTGGCTGCTGTACCTCTGAAGGGATCTCTGTTTTGTTTGAGTGGACTTCAAAGATCCAGAGTGCATGAGGAAAAACCTTTCCAGCTCAGCAAAGGTAACTTTGAAGTCTCACTTAAATAAGCAGAACTAATGAAAAGAGTGAGTGATtcaagaaaatgtgttttgtgcCAACTGGGAGCAGAGTCTCATGGAATTTGCTGCCTCAGTTCTCTGTAGGTCAAGAGAAGAATGAGATCAGGGAATTTAAAGCTATTTACAGTATGTAAGTAGGGCAGAGCTGGAATTCTGCAGGAGTTTTCCATGATGGAAATGTCTCTGCCTTGTGTGAGGAGTTCAGGCATTTCTGTATAATTGCTACTTCCCACTCCAGGGAAGTGGGCCAGGAGACTCTGGCAAAGGTTGAGTTTGTTTTGCTGTaatattcttgttttctttgttgctgcctgctcagtGAGCTGGATGTGAAACAGAAAAGCCACCGGGCTCTATTTTCACCCCAGTTACACCAGTGCTGAAGTGCTGGATCCATCCCAGTCACTTACACAGTTTAACATGATGGGATTTAATATTTTCAtccctatttttctttccagtccctGGAGGATAGTGGATGACTGCGGAGGGGCCTTCACCATGGGGGCCATAGGAGGGGGCATTTTCCAGGCTATCAAAGGCTTCCGAAATTCCCCAGTGGTGAGTAAAATGCTCTGAAGGTGCATGGACTGCAGTCTTGCCTCCCCTGTCCTTCCCCAGGGAGCGTGGCAGTGAAGGGCAAGGAGAATAAATccctgtgcagggagcagggctgaTTAAAGACCTGCACATCGTTAATCCAGACCATGAGAATCTGTCCTGGCTCAAGATCTGTGGGGTCCTTCATTTTTTTGGGATAAAATTGCTGCTTCCCCGTTTGCTCTGGTGGCCACAATGGGATACTGGTAGCTTGTTCCTCCCTAAGTGATGAACATTTCCCTCGGGATGGGGAAGTGCAGCAGGAAACATCCACCTTGGCTGATCTCCTGCTTGTGGTTCTGTCTGCATGGAGGGACATGAAGCCTGGgctctccttcctttcctggcctcttcctttcttttgaaACATGGAATGACTCAAAGAAAGagtctttttctccttcagatttaTATTAAAAGGTATAATTTTCTGTAATTAATCTCTTATGTAATCATTGCCCTTTTTATTAACTCAGTTTTTCAGTGCTCAGGTTTGGTTTCAATGCAGGAGTGAGTAAACATGGCAGTGAAGGTTTGCTGATGCAAATTGGTTTTCACTTTCAGGACTTCTGCTGCAAAATTTTGGCTATAAACCCATTGCAGAGACATTTGATAAATTAAGATCTAATTGCTACTtaaacatttgttttaaaatttctctGACTTCATATAAAAGGTGTTTTTGATGTTACTCTGACAATTAGCTGTTGGTTTGAGGTGGGTTTAATAATTAACTTTCCGAACTAGTCAGATCCTGCAGACGCTTCACTTCAAAAGGACTGTGTGCTTAATTAGATTCTTAATTTTGCTTAAGACTTGCTAAATATACCTATCCTCACTTCTGTGTGAttgtaacaaaaataaaacttggTGGATATTCTTTAAACTGCGTTAAAGTGTGGGAAAATGTGTAATTGTTCTGTGGGGTGACATGTTGAGTATTGGACTCTGGAAGGCTCAGCATGACTTCACTTCTCTTGGGTACAAAGACTGTATATTCCAGCTGCAGGAATGACTAAAGTGGCACAGCTAGTGGGATTGCCCATCAGATGGGAAGAAAAAATGATACATATGAAAAATCGCTGCTTATCCTGCTAAAATGTTACTGTAATGCCTCCTTCAGTCACAGTGGGCCCCTCAGACTGTGAACCCAAATTGTTTCCTGCCTGCTAACTGTAATTCCCATATGTACCTGACAGGAATATTGTAAGGGAGTGGTAAATAGTGAAATAGGTGTAAAGCACACTTTGTCTCAGCTCCTCACAAGCTGCTGAGGGGGCTCAGAAGGCTGTTGGACCTGGGGCAGGTTTTTGCAATACAGACTCAGCTTTGCTGTAAGattttactgttttattttaactaAATTCTCTTATTTTAGGGTGTCAACCACCGGCTGCGTGGCAGTTTGACAGCCATTAAAACCAGAGCTCCACAACTGGGAGGTaatgaattttggggttttgttgcaGAGTTGACTGTTGGCAGAGTTTGGAAATATTACATGGTGGAGGTGCACTGACACCTGAGCTGGGTCTCAGCAGGTTTGTTGGCCCAAGCAATGAGTAAATACAGTTCTGATATATCCAAAATGAGTTTGGTTGGGGAGGAAACAGTCTGTGTTCCTGGAGTGATAAGCCAGCAGTAATAACTGGTCATAAACAGCAGAGCTCCCTGAGCCTCTTCATGGTGTGCAGGGGGTTAAGATAAAACTAACTCATTACAAGAAGTGATCCAGTTTGGATCAAAAATAGAACTTGGGGGTGTCCCTGCATGTGCTGTAGGATGCCAAGCTCCTGAGGCCCCAGGAGCAGGGTTGGGTGTGGTGTGAGGTGTGACATGACTCTGCATCGTTGTCTGTGAGGAAATACGTTAAAAAGGGATAAATCTGGAAGTTCCCTTAGCTAATCTGACTTTTTTAGGATGAAAGTTCCATTATAATCACAGTTTGATAAACTTTCTGGAGTTAATTGTATATTAGTGAGATGATATATAAaatggggggagagggggataATGACAAGTTGGAAattttcctgtatttattttaacctGTATTTGGTTCTTCATGAGTTAGAATTTACTTCATGTCTGAAAGGGAGCACAGTAATGCCACAGCACCTCTTGTGCAGCACAACTGGCTTCTCTGCTCTCTCCAAAGTGGCTTTGGTTTGATTTGGAACAGGGAGCTTTGCTGTCTGGGGAGGTCTCTTCTCCATGATTGACTGCAGTATGGTCAGGATGAGAGGGAAGGAAGATCCCTGGAATTCCATCACGAGTGGAGCCCTGACTGGAGCCATTTTAGCTGCAAGAAGTAAGAAATTAGGGATATCAGTTGAAAACCTCATGCTCTCTAAATGTACAGTTCTCATTGTTATAGCAAAGCAACAGTCTGTGGCACCCAAATTGGAATTTGCTGTTTCAGATGCTGAAAAATAATCTGGAGCTTTTCTCCTCTGCTTAGGAAAGTAA
Above is a window of Aphelocoma coerulescens isolate FSJ_1873_10779 chromosome 26, UR_Acoe_1.0, whole genome shotgun sequence DNA encoding:
- the TIMM17A gene encoding mitochondrial import inner membrane translocase subunit Tim17-A, translating into MEEYAREPCPWRIVDDCGGAFTMGAIGGGIFQAIKGFRNSPVGVNHRLRGSLTAIKTRAPQLGGSFAVWGGLFSMIDCSMVRMRGKEDPWNSITSGALTGAILAARNGPVAMVGSAAMGGILLALIEGAGILLTRFASTQFPNGPQLSEDPSQLQPPPFSDYRQYQ